ATGCGGTGAGCAACGACAACGGCCGCTATTTCGCCGTCGGCGTCACCACCGGCATTCCCGGCTACTTTCTCTCCAGCTCGGTGAAGAACGCCGCCGGCGAGGTGCTCGGCGTGCTGGTGGTCAAGCTGGAGCTGGAAGAGATGCAGCGCGACTGGGTCGGCCAGCCCGGCATCCTGCTGATCGCCGACTCGCTGGATATCGTTATCCTCACCAACCGCCCGGCCTGGCGCTTCCGCTACCTGCGCCCGCTCAGCGACGAGGTACGCAGCCGCCTGGTCGATGCCCGGCGCTACGCCGAACAGACGCTGCAGCCGTTGCCGAGCAGCCGAGTGCAACAACTCGCCGAAGGTAGCGAGCGGCGCCTGGTGGATGGCCCGGACGGTCGTCGCGAATACCTCTGGCAACGCCTGGCGCTACCGGAAGACGACTGGACCCTGCACCTGCTGCACGACCCACAGATGGTGGTCGCCAGCGTGCGCAGCTATCGTCTGGCCGCAGCGGGCGTGTGGATGACCCTGGCCTTTCTGTTGCTCTACCTGGCGCAACGCGGCAAGACCCGCCGCGTCGAACAGCGCAGCCGCAGCGAACTGGAACGCCTGGTGCACGAACGCACCCGCGAGCTGCACACCGCCCAGGACGAACTGGTGCATGCCGCACGCATGGCCGCACTGGGGCAGATGTCCGCCGCCCTCGCCCACGAGATCAATCAGCCGCTGACCGCATTGCGCATGCAACTCGCCAGTCTGCGCCTGCTGCTCGACAGCGGTCGCGACGGCGAGGTGCGCGAAGGCCTCGGTCATGTCGAAGGCCTGCTCGAACGCATGGCGGCGCTGACCAGCCACCTGAAGACCTTCGCCCGCAAGAGCCCGGCCGGGCTGCGCCAGCGCCTGAGCCTGGCCGAGGTGCTGGAACAAGCCCTGCAGCTGCTCTCGCCGCGCATTCGCAGCGAGCAGGTCGAAGTGTTCCGCAAGGTGCCGGCCGAGGCCGCGGTCAGCGGCGATGCCATCCGCCTCGAGCAGGTGCTGATCAATCTGCTGCACAACGCGCTGGATGCCATGGCCGAACGTCCGCAGCGGCGCCTGCGCATCCTCTGCCAACTCAACGGCGATCGCTGGCAACTCAGCGTGGGCGACAACGGCGGCGGTATCGCCAGCGAACATCTGGACCAGGTATTCGAGCCCTTCTTCACCACCAAACCGGTCGGCCAGGGCCTCGGCCTCGGGCTGGCGGTGTCCTACGGCATCGTGCGAGAGATGGGCGGCACGCTGGACGTCAGCAACGACGAGCAGGGCGCGGTGTTCACGCTGACGCTACCGGCTGCCGAAGAGCGCCTCTAAAAACGATCTGCGTTGTCATCGCTGCGTTAAAAACAGGCTCAGAACATGCTCGTTTACAACTTGTGAACTGCACTGTTCTCCCCTGCTTTTGCCTTGCGCTGCCTGACTCGCCGATGTTTTTACAGGTGCCCCGAAGCGCACGCCGCCGAGTAAACTGCCGCGACGCGAGCGCGAGGAGCAGGCAATGGCCGGGCAGGTAATCTTCATCGACGACGAGGC
This DNA window, taken from Pseudomonas sp. FeN3W, encodes the following:
- a CDS encoding ATP-binding protein, which produces MPAPSNRLRVTLIVALILIGLLLSMYWAGRLAEQRAWAERAQEAQGQLELYAQAIHTQVERFRSVPALLALDSDIQALLADPANRALRRQLNQRLEQQNHAAGSSVLYLLDRDGETIAASNWRDWSSFVGNNYAFRPYFRDAVSNDNGRYFAVGVTTGIPGYFLSSSVKNAAGEVLGVLVVKLELEEMQRDWVGQPGILLIADSLDIVILTNRPAWRFRYLRPLSDEVRSRLVDARRYAEQTLQPLPSSRVQQLAEGSERRLVDGPDGRREYLWQRLALPEDDWTLHLLHDPQMVVASVRSYRLAAAGVWMTLAFLLLYLAQRGKTRRVEQRSRSELERLVHERTRELHTAQDELVHAARMAALGQMSAALAHEINQPLTALRMQLASLRLLLDSGRDGEVREGLGHVEGLLERMAALTSHLKTFARKSPAGLRQRLSLAEVLEQALQLLSPRIRSEQVEVFRKVPAEAAVSGDAIRLEQVLINLLHNALDAMAERPQRRLRILCQLNGDRWQLSVGDNGGGIASEHLDQVFEPFFTTKPVGQGLGLGLAVSYGIVREMGGTLDVSNDEQGAVFTLTLPAAEERL